Part of the Streptomyces antimycoticus genome, GGTCACGCCCGCCAGCAGCGGAAGCCCCGGAGGCGGCAGACACAGGACGTCGTCCTCCCACCACAGAACGCTCGCCGTCGTCCCCTCCAGCACCAGCCCGGACGGGGTGGTGAGCATCAGCTCCTGCGCGCCCCGGGCGGCGGCCCGCTCGCGCAGATGCGCCAGCAGGGGGAGGTCGGGGCCCTTACGGCGGGGATGCGACCGCGGATCGAACTCCTCGGTCAGGCAGACGGTCACATTGACCGTCCGCGGCGGCGCCGGGCGTATCCGCAGGAACAGCCGGGCCGGCTCCGGACCGGCCAGCTCGACCCGTGGGAACCAGCGCTCGGTACGGGGCAGGGCGGCGATCGCGTCGCGCCAGAAGCTCTCGATCCGGGCGGGGGAGTCGCCGGACGCCTCGACGCACGCGGCGACGAACCGGCGGCGGTGGCGGTCAAGCCCGCGCACCCGCCCGTCGTCGACCAGCCAGGAATCGGCGGCCAGCAGCGCGGCGTCCGGCACCGCCCGGGAGGGCATCAGCCCGCCGTCCTCGCGCCACATCAGCGTCCACTGCTTCTGGTCCGACGCGTCGGCGTGACCGATGTTCTGTGCAGCGACCATGTCCGCTTCCACGTCTCCGTCCCGATGGTGTCCGAAGCTGCTTCCGGTGTTTCCGGTGTCCGATGAGTGCTGTCCGGCCGGATTCCTAGCCGCGCTCGCTGGATTGCCGGTCAATAGCCGCGCGCCGGGCCGCCCCGGGGGCCGTAAGGAGCGCGCTCCAGCCACTCCCCGCAGCGGGGGACCACCGGGGCCAGAGTCGCCGCCGCCCGCTGGGCCGCCCGCTTGAGCGGCCGGGGCCGCAGATGGTCCAGGGCCGCCCCGGCGGCCTCGCTGTTGTGCAGGGCCGCGCTCCGGCGGGCGGCGGCGTACCCGGCCACCGCCGCGGGTCCCCGGGACGGCTCGGAGCATGCCGCCGACACCGCCTCGGCCGCGGCGACGGCGTCCGCGATCCCACTGTTCATCCCGCGGGCCCCGAAGGGCGGGAACAGATGCGCCGCCTCACCGGCCAGCAGCACCCGGCCCGACGGATCGGCGAACGACGCGGCGACCTTGCGCAGGAAGTGGTACCGCGACACCCACAGCACCCGGTGGGCGCAGTCCTCGCCCACCAGCCGGGGCAGCCAGCGGCGGACCGCCTTCTCGGTGCCGAAGGACTCCGGCGGATCGTCCGCGCGGCACTGCAGATCGATCTGGAAGCCCCCGGTGAACGGCACCCGCAGCACGGTGCGGCCGCCGGTGCCGGGGTGCTCGTAGTGGAAGACCCGCTCGACCGGCAGGTCCCCGCCGGCCGGATCCGCCACGTCCACGACCACGTGATATCCGTCGGACCGGGTGCCCTCCAGCGGGATGTCCAGCGCCTTGCGTACCCCGGAACGGGCCCCGTCGGCGGCGATCACATGGCCGGCCGTCCAGCTCGCGCCGTCCTTCGCGGTCACCGTCACCTCGTCGCCGTCCGAGCGCACCCCGTGCACCTCGGCGTCGAAGCGGAACTCCACGCCCGCCTCCGTGCACGCCTCGAAGAGGAACCGCTCGGTGTCCACCTGACGCAGGCTGGTGAACGCGGGCAGTGCCGCGGCTGCGTCTCCAAAAACCCCGGCCGCGGAAACCCCGGCCGCGGAAACCCCGGCCGCGGAGACCCCGTCTCCGTGGCCCCCGTCTCCGGCGGCCCGCGGAAAGGTCCGCGCGAACACCTCACGGCCGCGGTAGAGGGTGCGCCGGGTGTGCCAGGTCGTCCCGTACGCCGCGATCCGCGCGCCCAGCCCCGGGCGGGCCCGCTCCAGCAGCCGCAGCGACCGCCGGTGGACGAACAGCGCGCGGCTCCCGGGCCGCACCCGGTCCCGCGCCCCGGCCTCCAGCACCGTGACCGGCAGCCCGGCGGCGCGCAGGGTGAGCGCCGCCGTCATCCCGACCGGTCCGGCGCCCACCACCAGAACGGGCCTGCTCTCCTCCCGCGCCGCCATGTCAGCCACCGACCGGGGCGGTGGACAGGGTGGGCAGCTCACCCGCGGCGAGCAGCCGGGCGATCTCCAGCCGCTTGATCTTCCAGGTGCCGGTGCGCGGCAGATCCTCGAAGCGGCACTGCACCGGCTCGGCCAGCGCCGGAAGGTCCCTGGTCAACTCCCGCCAGCGGGCGGGGTCCAGCGGCTGGTCCCCCCGGGTGCACACCACCGGCACCGGCTCCCGCTCCGGACCGTGGACGATGACCACCTCCCGGAGGTCGGCGATCCGCGACAGCAGTTCGTCCTCCACCGCCAGATTGCTGTCCAGGGTGGAGATCTGGTCCACCTCGCGGTCCAGCAGATACAGCGCGCCCCACCGGTCGCGGTAGCCCATGTCGCCCATCCGCCACCAGCCCCGGTCGACCTGCCGGGCGTAACTCTCCGGCGCGCCGAGGTAGGTGAGGATCCGGCCGCGGGTACGGGCCTCGATGGCCCCCGTCGCCCCCGGCGGGCAGGTGCGGCCCCGCTCGTCCACCACCCGGATCCGGGTGAAGCCGGGGATGCCGGTGCCCACCCGCCGCGCCTGCACCCGGTCCGCGCCCCGCCGGGTGTACCAGCAGAAGGCGATGGGCCCGGTCTCGCTCTGCCCGTACAACTGCATCAGCCGGGGGTCACGGCGGCGGGAGGCGGCGAGCAGCCGCCGCACCGTACGGGGGTGGATGGCGTCGAAGGTGGAGCCGTACGCCCGGACGTTGGACAGCGGTCCGTCCGGCGCGTCGGCCAGGTCCTCCCACAGCACATAGGTGTTGGGATGCGTTTCGACGATGCCGGGGCGGTGTGCCGCCAGCAGCGGGCCGGCGTGGGCCGGGTCGGGGTCGACGAGCAGCAGCAGCGGGCTGCCGAAGTGCAGCAGCACACCCAGCAGATGGTAGAAGCGGGAGTGCACGAACGACATGTGGAGCGCGGCCGGTTCACGGCGGGTGGCCCGGCCCAGCGCCTGCTGGGGCACCAGCCGGTTCCACATGGTGTGCGGGCAGTGCACGGCCAGCTTCGGTATGCCGGTGGTCCCCGAGCTGTGGGTGATCAGCGAGGGCTCGCCGGGATGGAGCCGGATGGCCGGGCGGCGCGGCACTCCGGCGAGCGCGGCCAGCGCGATGGTGTTCCCGGGCGCCTCGTCCACCGTCAGCACGCCCCGGGCCAGGGTGGTGTCCACCGTGCTGAGCGTGGACTCCAGCGTCGCCCGGTCGGTGATCAGCCAGGGGGCGTGCAGCCGGTCCAGCAGCACCGCCGCCACCTGTCCGTCCAGCGAGGGCGACAGCAGCGCCGGGACCGCGCCGATCCGGGAGACCGCACAGGTCAGCAGCACGATGTCGACGTTGTCGCCCTTGACGATCGCCACATGCTCACTCGGGCGGACCCCCGCCGACCACAGCCGGGCGGCCAGGTCGTCGACCAGATCGGCCAGTTCGGTGTACCCGAGGTCGGTACCGGCGTCGGGGGCGACGTCCAGTGGCCGGTCCAGGGTCACCCTGACCCTGCCGTGGCGGGCCGCGGCCTCCTGGAACATCAGTCCCAGATAGAACCCGCGCTCGGGGAGCAGCCGCTGCAGCATATCGAGGTCCTCATCGTTCGAAGTCGGTCGGGCGGCCGTGCGCTCGGGCGCGGCCGTGGGGCCCGCGGCGCGTCACCAGCGGCCCGTGCGGACGACATGGCGCCGCAGCTTTCCCGTGGGGGTGCGCGGCAGCGAGGCCACCAGGCGCACGGTGCGCGGCGCCTTGTAGGCGGCGAGCCGCCGCCGGGCCAGCGCGATCAAATCGGCGGTCAGCGTCTCCTCGTCGGCCGCCCGGCCACCCGGGTCGGCCGCCGGTACGACATAGGCGCGCAGCCGGGTCGCGCCCCGCTCGTCGGGGACGGCCGCCACCGCCACCTCCCGCACGGCCGGATGCTGCCGCAGCACCTCCTCGACCTCCAGCGGCGACACGGTGATCCCGCCGACCATCTCCAGGTCGTCGACCCGGCCCAGATGGCGATAGGTCCCGTCGCGCTCACGCCGGGCCCGGTCCCGGGTGGCGAGCCAACCGCCGTCCCCCGGGCGGCCGGTGGCCACCGTCGGACCCCGCACCCACAGCTCGCCCTCGGCGGTGCCGTCGGTCCCGTCCGCCATCACGGAGCCCTCGTGGTCCCGTAACTCCAGCTCGAAGCGGGGCACCGGACGGCCGAGGGTGCCGGGCACGTTGTCCCACACCGTGTTGGCGCAGAAGGCGTGGCCCGCCTCGGTGGAGCCGATCTGCTCCAGTACCGGTGCGCCGAGCAGTTCACCGACCCGCTCGCCGAGGGCGGGCGGCAGCCCCTCGCCCGCGCTGACCGCCGCGCGGACGGAGGCGAAGCAGGCCGTATGGCCGGTGCCGCGCTCGTCCACCAGGGCGGCGTACGAGGACGGCACCGAGTACAGCAGGGTCACCCGGTGCCGGGCCACGAGGTCGTCGATGAGGGCCGGTCCGGGGCGGTCCGCGGTCAGCACCGCGGCCGACCCCGAGAAGAGGGGAAAGGCGAAGGCGTTCCCGAAGCCATAGGCGTAGAACAGCTTGGACACCGAGAACGACACGTCCGCCGGGCCGATGTCCAGCACCTCCTGCCCGACCAGATCGTGATAGGCGGCCACATCGCCATGGCTGTGGGTCACCGCCTTGGGGTGGCCGGTGGTCCCGGAGGTGTACTGGATGTACAGCGGGGTGGCGGCCGTCACCGGCTCCGCCGCCGGGGCCGGGGCCGCCGCGCCCAAAGTGGCGGGCGGGCCGGTCAGGGCCGACAGCTGGTCGGCGCCGAGCCAGGGCACGCCGTCGAAGTGGTCCTGGAGATCGGGGCCCGAGACGGCCAGCGCGGCGCGCGAGTCCTCGGCCATGAAGCGGTGGTCGTCGGCGGTGAGCGCGGGATTGACCAGCACCGCCGTCGCGCCCAGCCGGGCGGCGGCCAGGAACGTGGTCACCCACATGATGCCGTCGGGTAACGCGAGCAGCAGCCGGTCACCGGCCGCCACGCCCCGGCCCGCCAGTACGGTGGCGGCGCGCTCGGCGCGGTCGTGGACCTCGCCGTGGGGCCAGGCCCGGTGGCCCTCGAAGAAGGCGGCCCGGCCGGACCAGCCGCGGCGGTCCGCGAGCGCCGCGAGATGCGCGGCCACATTGGCGGAGACCGTGGGGCCGGTGGGCATGGTCGGGGCGGACATCGAAGCAGCGGACATCGAAGCAGCGGACATCGAAGCAGCGGACATCGAAGCAGCGGATATCGAAGCAGCGGACATCGAAGCAGCGGATATCGAAGCAGCGGACACCGAAGCAGCGGACATCGAAGCAGCGGACACCGAAACGGCGGACACCGAGAGGGCGGTCACCGGCCGGGCTCCTTCGCCGCGGGGGCCGGTGGCGCCGTGGCGGCGGCCACGAGCAGATCGTCGATCTCCCCGGTGGGCTCCCTGTCGGGCACGGGCTCCACGGCCTCGTAGGCACGCATGGTGGCAGCGGTCTTCAGCAGCATTTCCTCGTACTCCTCGGCCGGATCGGAATCGAGCACGATGGCGCCGCCCGCGCCGATGTGCATCCGGCCGCCGGTGAACACGGCCGTGCGGATGACGATGTTGAGGTCGGCCGCGCCGTTGCAGCTCAGGTAGCCGAGCGCCCCGGAGTAGACACCGCGGGCCTCGGTCTCCAGCGAGTCGATGATCTCCAGCGTGCGCAGCTTGGGGGCGCCGGTCATGGAGCCGCCCGGGAAGCAGGCCCGGACGCAGTCGACGGCGCTCGTCTCCTGGCGCAACCGGCCCCGCACGGTGGAGACCAGCTGATGGACGGTGGCGTAGGTCTCGGTGTTCATCAGGCGCGGCACATACACGCTGCCCGGTGCGCACACCCGCCCCAGATCGTTGCGGAGCAGGTCCACGATCATCAGGTTCTCGGCGCGGGCCTTGGGGCTGGAGGCGAGGGCGGCGAGCGCCCGTGCGTCCTGCTCCGGGTCCTGGCCGCGCGGGGCGGTGCCCTTGATCGGCTTGGCCTCGGCGGTGCCGTCGGGGGTGATGCGCAGAAAGCGCTCGGGGGAGGCGCAGGCCACATCGGTGCCGCCGAACCGCAGATAGGCGGCGTACGGCGCCGGATTGAACCGCCGCAGGGCCCGGTAGAAGGCGTAGCTGTCGCTCGGTGCGGGCAGCCAGGCGGCGTTGGTCAGGCAGATCTCGTAGCTCACCCCGGCGCGCAGCTCCCGCAGACACGCCTCGATCGAGGCCAGATACCGCTCCCGGTCCCGCACCAGCCAGGGCTCCACGGCGGCCGTGGTGGTGAGGGCGGGCGGCTGCGCGGCGGGGCCGGTGAGCGTCGGCACCCCGCTGAGCACCGTCACGGTGGTGTCCAGCCAGTCCTTCGCCTCCCGGTGGCCGTCGGGGGTGTCCTCGGTGAGGCAGCAGATGTAGGTGACGCCCTCCTGGTGGTCGACCGCGACGAACCGGTCGGCGAAGAGCCAGCAGGCGTCCGGGGTGGCGGACCGGTGGCGGCCCGGGGAGCCGCAGTCGGCCTTGAGCTCGTAGCCGAAGTAGCCCACATAGCCGCCGGTGAAGTCGAAGGGGAGACCGGGGGCGGTCACCCGGCGGCGGGTCAGCTCCCGTTTGAGGTAGTCGAAGACGCCGCCCTCGACCCGGACGGCGGGCCGTCCCGCCCGCTCGACCTCGCAGACGCCCGTATCGGTGTCGTAGCGGACGAACTCGGCGAGCGGACCGGTGCCGTCCCCGAGGAAGGAGAAGCGCGCCTGGCCGGACTCGGCGCGCGAGCTGTCGAGCCAGAACGCGTGCGGCGCCTTCGCGTACAGCCGGGTGAAGGCCGCCTCGGTGTCGGTGGCATCGGCCAGCCACCGGGCGTGCAGCCGGTAGGCAGGGCCTTCCGGGGGCGACGGCGCCGGGGCGCCCTCCTCGGGGTCGAGCCGCGCCAGTTCCGCTCGGGGGTCCGCTTCCGGGGCCTGTGGGGAGCCCGGCCCGGCGGAAGGCCCCGCGGCCGGTTCGGCGGCGGTGCGGGTGCGGCGCGGCTCCTCGGGAGAGGCGGGGGCCACGGTCGAGGTCACCGATTCGCCATTGGCGTGCTCGATGGTCAGATCGCGGAAGTTGCTGAGCATGCGATGGCCGTACCCGGTCAGCACCGACTCCGGGTGGAACTGGACGCCCCACAGCGGACGGGCCCGGTGCCGCACCCCCATCAGCACACCGTCCTCGGACCAGGCGATGCCCTGCAGCCCCAGCGGCAGCGGCTCGGCCACGCACAGCGAGTGATAGCGAACGGCCGTGAAGTCCTGCGGCAGACCGCGGAACAGCCCGCGCCCGCCGTGTTTGATCCGGGACAGATGCCCGTGCTTCGGTTCGGGCGCGGGCACCACCCGCGCCTGGGCGCCGAGCGCGATCCCCTGGTACCCCAGGCACACCCCCAGCACCGGAATGGCCGACCGCTCGATCAGCCGGGCGGTGGCGCCGAAGTCGCGCGGATCGGCCGGATGCCCGGGGCCGGGGGAGAGCACGATGTTGTCGAACGCGGTCAGATCGATGTCCGCGCATTCCGGCGCGTCATGGAGAAGCACCTCCGGTTCCTCGCCGTTGACCTCGGTCAGCAGATGAAAGAGGTTGTACGTGTACGAGTCGTGATGATCGACGAGGAGTGTCCTCAGCGATTCCATCCGGATTTGCCTCCTTGCGATGAGAAAACCGGCCGGGGGTCACCCGCCCCGGTCGTCGGGCCGTGGCGCGTCGCTCACCTACCGGCGAGCGCGCGGGCCGTCGGCCACCATCCGCCTGTGACGTCCTCGTATCGGCTGAAGCGGCGGGTAGAGCCACCTCTTCAGAATCCGCTGCAGCCGTGGCATGACCAGCCAGGTCACCATCGCGGTCACACCAAGACACAGAGCCAGGGTCCGCAGCAGGAAATTGGTGTCCTTGATGAACGGGATCACCAGCACATTGAAGATGAGGACCGGAGGGAAGACCGCGCTCAGATTCACCAGCCACAGCTTCCATTTGGGCGGTGGCGGCAGCGGCCGCACCGGCCCCTTGAACCAGTTCTCCAGTCCCGAGGTGCGCTGTGTTCCCTTTTCCTGGACGAAGGGCCCGGTCCGGGATGCCCATCGCGCACGTTCCAGCGAGGAATCCCATGCCCGTGCCGGGCCTTCCGCCTCGAACCGGTAGAGGACATGCCACTGCGAGGAGGCCGAACCGGATCCCATGACCCCGCCTCCGAGATATCCCGGAAGGCTTGCCGCGGCATTGAGCATCTCGATCGCCCAGGCATAGAACTCGCTTTCGCGGCCGGGGTCCACCCGATATGCGGCAGTCACCGTGACCGGCTCGCTGTTCACTCCAGCCGCAACTCCTTTCCGCACCATGACGTTGCCTTCTCCACCGTGCCGACCTGCGAGAACTGTCAACTTCCCGTCAGGTCCACCCGGCGAGATGACACGAAGTGTTCCACACCGCGCGATCGGGAACAGTGGAATGCTCAACAACGTACATAAAAACTCGAAAAGTCCGCCGTGACCTGGGCGTTATCTGCGATCCGGCGTTCTCCCGGCATGCGAACAGGGCCGCTGAAAAAGAATCCGCGCGCGGATTGAACATGACGAAGCGCCGGGCCGTATGAAACGTGATGCGGCCCGGCGCTCCTCGTCGCTTTCGGTCAATCGCTCAGCCGAGCACCTTCTCCAGCGCGGCCAGCGCCCCCTCCAGCTCCTCACGGGTGATGGTCAGCGGCGGTGCCAGCCGGATCGTCGACCCATGGGTGTCCTTGACCAGGATGCCCTCGGCCATCAGCCGCTCGCTCACCTCGCGCCCGGTACCGAGGGCGGGGTCCACATCGACGCCCGCCCACAGCCCGCGGCAGCGATAACCCACGACGCCCTTGCCGGTCAGCGTGGCCAGCCCGGCCCGCAGCACCTCGCCCAGCTCGGTGGCGCGGCGCTGGAATTCGCCGGTGCGCAGCAGGTCGACCACGGCCGAGCCCACCGCCGCGGCCAGCGGATTGCCGCCGAAGGTGGAGCCGTGCTCGCCGGGGCCCAGCACGCCGAGCACCGCACGGTCGGCCACCACCGCCGACACCGGCACGATGCCGCCGCCCAGCGCCTTGCCGAGCAGCAGGACATCCGGCATCACCGACTCGTGCTCGACGGCCAGGGTGGTGCCGGTGCGGCCCAGGCCGGACTGGATCTCATCGGCGATGAACAGCGTCCCGGTGCGCCGGGTCAGCTCGCGCACTCCCCGCAGATAGCCGTCGTCGGGGATGACGACGCCCGCCTCGCCCTGGATCGGCTCGATGAGCACCGCCGCCGTGGTCTCGTCGATGGCGGCCTCCAGCGCCGCGAGGTCGTTGTACGGCACGACGCGGAAGCCCGGGGCGAACGGGCCGAAGCCGTCGCGGGCGACGGGGTCGCTGGAGAAGCCGACGATCGTCGTCGTACGGCCGTGGAAGTTGTCGGCCGCCACCACGATGGTGGCCTGGTCCGGGGCGACGCCCTTGACCTCGTACGCCCACTTGCGGGCGACCTTGATGCCGCTCTCCACCGCCTCCGCGCCGGTGTTCATCGGCAGCACCATGGAGAGCCCGGTGAGCTCCGCGACCCCCTCGGCGAACCCGGCCAGCCGGTCGTTGTGGAAGGCCCGCGAGGTCAGCGTGAGCTGGTCGAGCTGGCGGTGGGCCGCCTCGATGAGCGCCGGGTGGCGGTGGCCGAAGTTGAGCGCCGAGTAGCCGGCCAGCATGTCCAGATAGCGGCGTCCCTCGACGTCCCAGACCCAGGTGCCCTCGGCGCGGGCGACCACCACGGGCAGCGGATGGTAGTTGTGCGCGAGCGAGGATTCCTCGGCGCGGATCAGCTCCGTCGAGGAGCGGGCGGCGCGGGCACCGTCCGCCGCGGCGGCGGGGGAACCGGAGGCGGTGGGGGTGGTGGCGGTCATCAGCGGATCTCCTGTGTGCAGCACTTGATGCCCCCGCCGGCCTTGTGCAGTTCCGACAGGTCGACGGGGACGGGGACGTAACCGCGGTCGGTGAGCTGGTCGATGAGGCCGGTGGCCCGGGGGGCGACGAAGACATGGCGGCCGTCGGAGACGGAGTTGAGCCCGAAGGCCATGGCGTCGTCGCGGGTGGCGATCAGCGCGTCGGGGTAGAGCCGCTCCAGCACCTCACGGCTGCCGGGGGAGAACGCCTCCGGGTAGTAGGCGATGTTCTGGTCGTCGAGGACGAACAGCGCGGTGTCCAGGTGGTAGAAGTACGGGTCCACCAGCAGCAGGCTGATGGTCGGCACCCCGAAGAACTCCTGCACCTCCTGGTGGGCCGCCCGGGTGGTGCGAAAGCCCGTGCCCGCCAGGACGAAGGGCCCGGCCGGCACCAGGTCGCCCTCGCCCTCGCATACCGACTCCGGCGGATGGACGTCGAAACCGTTGGCCTTGAACCACCGCTCGTAGGCGAGCTGCTCCGGCCGGCGCTGCGGGGCGTGGAATCGCGAGCCGAAGACCCGGCCCTCCAGGACGAGGGCCGAGTTCGCCGCGAACACCATGTCCGGCAGCCCCGTCACCGGCTCGATGAATTCGACCCGATGGCCGTGGTCGCGGTAGGCGCCGATCAGCGTCTCCCATTGCGCCCGGGCGAGGTCGGTATCGACCTCGGTGTCCTCACGCATCCAGGGATTGATGGCATACCGCACATCGAAAAATCTGGGGGCACAGGTCAAGAAGCGCCTGGGGCGCGGCACACGCGTAAGGGACACGGAGGATTCCTCTCGCTTCCGCGGGCGACCGGAGGGATGAATCAACGGTAGAAAACGGAGGAGAGGGGAGACAAGAAAGGAAAACTGCGTGTAGGCGCACCGATGCTGCGTGCTGAGGCCGTCTGGCGGCGGTTCATTGCGTCGTGGTCGCGGGAGGCGCCGAACCGGCCTCCGGACTGCCTGTGAGCAGGTGGGACAGCACCATGTAGCTGATCGTCTGGCGGACGAACGGTTCGGCCCGGATGCGCTCCAGCACCTCCTCGAAGTGCTCCACGTCGGTGGCCATGACATGCAGCAGGGCGTCCGCGCCGCCGGTCACCGTCATGGCCGCGATGATCTCCGGATAGTTGCGCACGACCTCCGCGAGGCGCCGGGGTGGCGCGGCGCTGTCGCAGTACACCTCGACATACGCCTCGGTCCGCCAGCCGAGGGCGGCCGGGCGCACGGTGGTGGTGAAGCCGGTGATCACATCGGTCTCCCGCATCCGGTCGACCCGGCGTTTGACCGCCGAGGCGGAGAGCCCGATCGCGGCGCCGATCTCGGTGAAGCTGGTCCTGGCGTTGTCGACCAGCGCCGCGACGATCTTGCGGTCCAGATCGTCGAACAGTGGGGACGGGTGTGTCATCTTTTGTCGTCCTTTACGGTTTTTGCCCCATAAGGTAAAGGGCTCTTCCGCGCTTTCAAACCGCCCCATACTCATTGAATGCCTGAGGCGCCTTTTTCTGTACGCTCTTTCAGAAAGATTCCACAACAGGGGGGCGTGAACCGGGGCGCGAGCCCCTTCTTTCCAGGGGTCGCGCGGCACGGGCTCCGGGGGTACAACAGCGGTGCGCCGGACCGGCCGAATCCACCTCGGTGATGCGGATACCACCTACCGGCCCATGTCCCCGCGGGCGTACCGTCATCCATTCCACCCGTCCTTTCCGAAAGATGAGCGACTCCCGAACGGAGACGACTCACCATCCAACGGGGAAAGGCTTCGAGTACGCCCAACTCCGCGCCGTACGCGCTCAATTCGCCCGGTGAGCCGATTTTGGCCCACCGACGGTGCCACCGCGCTTCGGCGACGCACCGTACCGGCGGGTCCGTACTCCGGTGTGAGCGAAAGGGACCACCGTCATGACTCTTTCCAGATTCGGCAGGACGTCGTGAGCCCGCGCGGCCACCCCTCCCGCCCGGCGCCGGGCGGCTCCGGGAACGCCCGGGACACCGTCGTCACCGGCCTGGGCTTCTGCCTTCCGGGCGGCGCCGAACCCGTCTTCACCGCGGCCCAGGTGTGGGACATCGCCTCCCACGGCCGCACCGTCCTCGGCCGGCACGACAGCCACTACGGCTCGGTCCATCTGACGGCCGCGCAGTTCGAGGAGCGACTCCCCGACATCCCCGAATTCTTCTCCCGCCACTACACCAACGCCCATCGGTACGGCCTGGTCTCCCTCGTCGAGGCGTGCGCCGACGCCGAACTCGACCTGGCCGCGGGCGATCTGTGCGAGGCGGCCCTGCTCGTCGGCCGCGGCAGCGTGGACGCCAATGTGGACAGCTATCTCACCCTGCTCGGCATCGACCCCGACTCCGCCACCACCCTCGACGCCCTGGAGATGTTCGTCGCGGCCGAACAGGCCGTGTCCCCCTCCGATGTGGCCGTCGTCCAGGGCGCGCTGACCCGGACCATCGGCCCCTGCTTCACCGTGTCCTGCGGCTGCTCCTCCACCGCCGTGCAGATCGGCAACGCCCGCCGCCTCATCGCGACCGGTGAGACCGATCTCGCGGTGGTGACCGGCGTCGACGTCTTCAACGTCGGCCTGATCGAAAAGGGTCAGCGGCTGCTGCGCGGTGCCCAGCACGCCCACGAGGGCATGGACGCCGCCGGAATGCCCGATCTGCTGCCGTCCTTC contains:
- the ddaH gene encoding dimethylargininase, giving the protein MSLTRVPRPRRFLTCAPRFFDVRYAINPWMREDTEVDTDLARAQWETLIGAYRDHGHRVEFIEPVTGLPDMVFAANSALVLEGRVFGSRFHAPQRRPEQLAYERWFKANGFDVHPPESVCEGEGDLVPAGPFVLAGTGFRTTRAAHQEVQEFFGVPTISLLLVDPYFYHLDTALFVLDDQNIAYYPEAFSPGSREVLERLYPDALIATRDDAMAFGLNSVSDGRHVFVAPRATGLIDQLTDRGYVPVPVDLSELHKAGGGIKCCTQEIR
- a CDS encoding Lrp/AsnC family transcriptional regulator, with the translated sequence MTHPSPLFDDLDRKIVAALVDNARTSFTEIGAAIGLSASAVKRRVDRMRETDVITGFTTTVRPAALGWRTEAYVEVYCDSAAPPRRLAEVVRNYPEIIAAMTVTGGADALLHVMATDVEHFEEVLERIRAEPFVRQTISYMVLSHLLTGSPEAGSAPPATTTQ
- a CDS encoding beta-ketoacyl synthase N-terminal-like domain-containing protein — encoded protein: MSPRGHPSRPAPGGSGNARDTVVTGLGFCLPGGAEPVFTAAQVWDIASHGRTVLGRHDSHYGSVHLTAAQFEERLPDIPEFFSRHYTNAHRYGLVSLVEACADAELDLAAGDLCEAALLVGRGSVDANVDSYLTLLGIDPDSATTLDALEMFVAAEQAVSPSDVAVVQGALTRTIGPCFTVSCGCSSTAVQIGNARRLIATGETDLAVVTGVDVFNVGLIEKGQRLLRGAQHAHEGMDAAGMPDLLPSFDSLMRPYDRRADCINHGEGSATVILESREHAARRGAHLYGQVLAAAMTRDGLANPLAADHTGAQLARAVRLCLGDRWRIEQVPYINGASDGGAAVTAMEANAVRELYGPDSTVLLSSQEGCFGHHGAASGCVGLALTLMMMEFGEVCPTANCEQPADGLSFDPVPGTRTRPLDFDHALSFNYQIGGVKHAMLLGGPDAT